In the genome of Deinococcus sp. YIM 134068, one region contains:
- a CDS encoding glycerol-3-phosphate dehydrogenase/oxidase: MKRADILQAISDPAPWDVLVIGGGATGLGTAVEAATRGYRTLLIEAHDYAKGTSSRSTKLVHGGVRYLAQGNIALVREALRERGLLKRNAPHLVHDLGFLIAGYTWWSAPFYGVGLKLYDLLAGRLNLGSSRYIGVREALERTPTLKRKGLKGGILYFDGQFDDSRLAITLLRTLEDHGGVALNHAPVTALHKNAAGQIDGATLTDSETGQTYTVRARAVVNATGVFVDSVRRMDEPGVGNMLSPSQGVHVVVDRRFLPGDSALMVPRTSDGRVLFAVPWHDHVVIGTTDTPVPEVSLEPRALPEEIDFILRTAAQYLDPAPRREDVRSVYVGLRPLVSNEKTDGVGSTATLSRDHVIRISPSGLISVTGGKWTTYRHMGEDTVNRAAKLAGLPERLSLTQGLHLHGWSTEAPAGEHWQVYGSDAGHVRALEGAETKLHPDLPYTEAEVRWAARAEQARTVEDVLSRRLRALLLGARASAEAAPRVAQLLAGELGRDDAWCRSQVREYQALAQQYQLGSPAPAGEEKV, encoded by the coding sequence ATGAAGCGTGCAGACATACTTCAGGCCATCAGTGATCCCGCCCCCTGGGACGTGCTGGTCATCGGCGGCGGGGCGACGGGGCTGGGAACGGCGGTGGAGGCCGCCACCCGTGGCTACCGCACCCTGCTGATCGAGGCGCACGACTACGCCAAGGGCACGTCGAGCCGCAGCACCAAGCTGGTGCATGGCGGCGTGCGCTACCTCGCCCAGGGCAACATCGCGCTGGTGCGCGAGGCACTGCGCGAGCGCGGCCTGCTCAAGCGAAACGCGCCCCATCTGGTTCACGACCTCGGCTTTCTGATCGCGGGCTATACCTGGTGGTCGGCACCGTTTTACGGCGTCGGCCTCAAGCTCTACGACCTGCTGGCGGGCAGGCTCAACCTGGGAAGCAGCCGCTACATCGGCGTGCGGGAGGCCCTGGAGCGCACCCCGACCCTCAAGCGCAAGGGCCTGAAGGGCGGCATCCTCTATTTCGACGGCCAGTTCGACGATTCGCGCCTGGCGATCACGCTGCTGCGAACCCTGGAGGACCACGGCGGCGTGGCCCTCAACCACGCGCCCGTGACCGCGCTGCACAAGAACGCCGCCGGGCAGATCGACGGGGCCACCCTCACCGACAGCGAGACCGGGCAGACCTATACGGTGCGGGCGAGGGCCGTGGTGAACGCCACCGGGGTCTTCGTGGACAGCGTGCGCCGGATGGACGAGCCGGGTGTGGGGAACATGCTCTCGCCCAGTCAGGGCGTGCATGTCGTGGTGGACCGCCGGTTTCTGCCCGGAGACAGCGCCCTGATGGTCCCGCGCACGAGTGACGGACGGGTGCTGTTCGCGGTGCCCTGGCACGACCACGTGGTCATCGGCACCACCGATACGCCCGTGCCCGAGGTGAGTCTGGAGCCGCGCGCGCTGCCGGAGGAGATCGACTTCATCCTGCGTACCGCCGCCCAGTACCTCGACCCCGCCCCCCGGCGCGAGGACGTGCGGAGCGTCTATGTCGGCCTGCGCCCGCTGGTCAGCAATGAGAAGACCGACGGCGTGGGGTCCACCGCCACGCTGTCGCGCGATCACGTCATCCGTATCTCGCCCTCGGGGCTGATCAGCGTGACGGGCGGCAAGTGGACCACCTACCGCCACATGGGGGAGGACACGGTGAACCGTGCCGCGAAGTTGGCCGGACTGCCCGAGCGCCTGAGCCTGACGCAGGGGCTGCACCTGCACGGCTGGAGCACCGAAGCCCCGGCGGGCGAACACTGGCAGGTCTACGGCAGTGACGCCGGGCACGTCCGGGCGCTGGAAGGGGCCGAGACGAAGTTGCATCCCGACCTCCCCTACACCGAGGCCGAGGTGCGCTGGGCCGCCCGCGCCGAGCAGGCGCGCACCGTCGAGGACGTGCTCAGCCGCCGCCTTCGGGCACTGCTGCTGGGGGCCAGGGCCAGCGCCGAGGCCGCCCCCAGGGTCGCCCAACTGCTCGCCGGGGAACTGGGCCGCGACGACGCCTGGTGCCGCTCCCAGGTGCGGGAGTATCAGGCCCTGGCGCAGCAGTATCAGCTCGGCAGTCCCGCTCCCGCCGGGGAAGAAAAGGTGTGA
- a CDS encoding bifunctional metallophosphatase/5'-nucleotidase, with translation MQRSLCALTLALGLAACDQAAQPAQTVDVTVLGLNDFHGNLLPTGFAAIKVPDPADPTRQINLPSGGVEAIGGLLNDLRAQNPNTLLVGGGDLIGASPVISSLLRDEPSVIALSKLGMRASALGNHEFDQGLKELLRMQNGGCDSNAPDKACKFEAAYPGADFQWLGANVVYKQGGAHPFAPYHIETTAGGARIGFIGAVLRDTPTIVSPAGVADLDFLDEATAINRYVPELLTQKVDAIVVLIHQGGTTTEAYDKAGCTTLTGPIVDIARQVRPEVAAIISGHSHQGYNCVVNGRVVIQGDQYGHLLQRLDLKVDKANHKVLEVRAENVVVNAQTQAKDAAMTDLVGRAQALTKAISEQPVANLAAPQISRTNNVAGESALGDVIADAQLAATSPAANGGAQIALMNPGGIRADLPGTPRAGNAVTFGDVFAVQPFGNTLVVMTLTGAQIDTLLEQQWLGQQNPRILQVSAGFAYTYDLAQAAGSRVDAASITLNGAPLDPAGTYRVAVNSFLAGGGDNFTVLREGVGRLEQPNLVDVDVLAAYLKAAAPVAPGAQNRITRLN, from the coding sequence ATTCAGCGTTCCCTCTGCGCCCTGACCCTTGCCCTCGGCCTCGCCGCCTGCGATCAGGCCGCCCAACCCGCCCAGACCGTGGACGTGACCGTCCTGGGCCTCAACGACTTTCACGGCAACCTGCTGCCCACCGGCTTCGCGGCGATCAAGGTGCCCGACCCCGCCGACCCGACGCGGCAGATCAACCTGCCCTCGGGCGGGGTGGAGGCCATCGGCGGGCTGCTGAATGACCTGCGCGCCCAGAATCCCAACACCCTCCTCGTGGGCGGCGGCGACCTCATCGGCGCGAGTCCCGTGATCTCCAGCCTGCTGCGCGACGAGCCGAGCGTGATCGCCCTGAGCAAGCTGGGGATGCGGGCAAGTGCCCTGGGCAACCACGAGTTCGACCAGGGCCTGAAGGAGCTGCTGCGGATGCAGAACGGCGGCTGCGACAGCAACGCCCCCGACAAGGCCTGCAAGTTCGAGGCGGCCTATCCCGGCGCGGACTTCCAGTGGCTGGGCGCGAACGTGGTGTACAAGCAGGGCGGCGCGCACCCCTTCGCGCCCTACCACATCGAGACGACCGCCGGTGGGGCACGGATCGGCTTCATCGGCGCGGTGCTGAGGGACACCCCCACCATCGTCTCCCCGGCGGGCGTGGCGGACCTCGACTTCCTCGACGAGGCCACGGCCATCAACAGGTACGTTCCCGAGTTGCTGACGCAGAAGGTGGACGCCATCGTCGTGCTCATCCACCAGGGCGGCACGACCACCGAGGCCTACGACAAGGCGGGCTGCACCACCCTGACGGGACCCATCGTGGACATCGCGCGGCAGGTGCGCCCGGAGGTCGCCGCCATCATCAGCGGCCACTCGCACCAGGGGTACAACTGCGTGGTGAACGGGCGGGTCGTCATCCAGGGCGACCAGTACGGCCACCTGCTTCAGCGCCTCGACCTGAAGGTGGACAAGGCCAACCACAAGGTGCTGGAGGTCCGGGCCGAGAACGTCGTCGTGAATGCCCAGACCCAGGCGAAGGACGCGGCGATGACCGACCTCGTGGGGCGGGCGCAGGCGCTCACGAAGGCGATCAGCGAGCAGCCCGTGGCGAACCTCGCCGCGCCGCAGATCAGCCGCACGAACAACGTGGCGGGCGAGTCGGCGCTGGGCGACGTGATCGCGGACGCGCAGCTCGCCGCGACCAGCCCGGCGGCGAACGGGGGGGCGCAGATCGCCCTCATGAATCCCGGCGGCATCCGCGCCGACCTGCCGGGGACGCCCCGCGCGGGCAACGCCGTCACCTTCGGGGACGTGTTCGCTGTGCAGCCCTTCGGCAACACCCTCGTCGTGATGACCCTGACGGGCGCGCAGATCGACACCCTGCTCGAGCAGCAGTGGCTGGGTCAGCAAAACCCGCGCATCCTGCAAGTCTCGGCGGGGTTCGCGTATACCTACGACCTGGCCCAGGCGGCGGGCAGCCGGGTGGACGCGGCGAGCATCACCCTGAACGGCGCGCCCCTCGATCCGGCGGGCACCTACCGGGTGGCGGTGAACTCCTTCCTGGCGGGCGGCGGGGACAATTTCACGGTGCTCCGGGAGGGCGTGGGCCGCCTCGAACAACCCAACCTCGTGGATGTGGACGTGCTGGCCGCGTACCTCAAGGCGGCGGCACCAGTCGCTCCGGGGGCGCAGAACCGCATCACCCGCCTGAACTGA
- the glpK gene encoding glycerol kinase GlpK, with product MSLTPTQRYILALDQGTTSSRAIVFDRGGTIVSKAQKEFTQHFPQPGWVEHDAGEIWATQSGVMQEALSSAGLRASDLAAIGITNQRETTLLWDRRSGQPIHRAIVWQDRRTAGLCDELREAGHAELFQQKTGLVLDAYFSGTKVRWLLDHVPGARRRAEAGELCFGTVDSWLIYKLTEGGLHLTDASNASRTLLYNIHTGDWDDDLLALLDIPRSLMPEVRDSSGVCGQTAPGLLGAQVPIAGIAGDQQAATFGQACLEVGMAKNTYGTGCFMLLNTGAEAPASRHRLLTTVGWQLGGHRTYALEGGVFVAGAVVQWLRDGLGIIRSAAEVEDLAARVPDSGGVYLVPAFVGLGAPYWDPYARGTVVGLTRGTTAAHIARAALESVAFQSAELLDAMQQDTEHSGIQLRELRVDGGGSINDAMMQFQADILGVPVVRPRITETTALGAASLAGLAVGFWSGLDELKSLWQVGRRFEPTLGGDERHNRLHHWKRAVERSRDWAEPE from the coding sequence ATGAGCCTGACCCCGACACAGCGGTACATCCTCGCCCTCGATCAGGGCACCACCAGCAGCCGGGCCATCGTTTTCGACCGGGGCGGCACCATCGTCTCGAAGGCCCAGAAGGAGTTCACCCAGCACTTTCCGCAGCCCGGCTGGGTGGAGCACGACGCGGGTGAGATCTGGGCGACCCAGAGCGGCGTGATGCAGGAGGCCCTGAGCAGTGCCGGGCTGCGGGCCTCGGACCTCGCCGCCATCGGCATCACCAACCAGCGCGAGACGACCCTCCTGTGGGACCGCAGGAGCGGGCAGCCCATCCACCGCGCCATCGTCTGGCAGGACCGGCGCACCGCCGGCCTCTGCGACGAGTTGCGGGAGGCGGGCCACGCCGAACTGTTTCAACAGAAGACGGGGCTGGTCCTCGACGCCTACTTCTCCGGGACGAAGGTGAGGTGGCTGCTCGACCACGTGCCCGGTGCCCGCCGGAGGGCCGAGGCCGGTGAGCTGTGTTTCGGGACGGTCGACTCGTGGCTGATCTACAAGCTGACCGAGGGCGGGCTGCACCTGACCGACGCCAGCAACGCCAGCCGCACGCTGCTGTACAACATCCATACCGGCGACTGGGACGACGACTTGCTGGCACTGCTCGACATTCCCCGCTCGCTGATGCCGGAGGTGCGCGACAGTTCGGGGGTGTGCGGGCAGACCGCTCCGGGCCTGCTGGGTGCCCAGGTGCCCATCGCGGGGATCGCCGGAGACCAGCAGGCCGCGACCTTCGGGCAGGCCTGTCTGGAGGTGGGCATGGCGAAGAACACCTACGGGACCGGGTGTTTCATGCTGCTCAACACGGGGGCCGAGGCCCCGGCGTCCCGGCACCGCCTGCTGACCACGGTGGGCTGGCAACTCGGGGGGCACCGGACGTACGCGCTCGAAGGAGGGGTCTTCGTGGCGGGGGCCGTGGTGCAGTGGCTGCGCGACGGCCTGGGCATCATCCGCAGCGCCGCCGAGGTCGAGGACCTGGCGGCCCGTGTGCCGGACAGCGGCGGGGTGTATCTGGTGCCCGCCTTCGTGGGGCTGGGAGCGCCGTACTGGGACCCCTACGCGCGCGGCACGGTGGTCGGCCTGACGCGCGGCACGACGGCGGCCCACATCGCCCGCGCGGCGCTGGAGAGCGTGGCCTTTCAGAGCGCCGAGCTGCTGGACGCCATGCAACAGGACACCGAGCACAGCGGCATCCAGCTCCGGGAACTGCGCGTGGACGGCGGCGGCAGCATCAACGACGCCATGATGCAGTTCCAGGCCGATATTCTGGGCGTCCCGGTCGTGCGGCCCCGCATCACCGAGACGACGGCCCTGGGTGCCGCTTCCCTCGCCGGGCTGGCCGTGGGCTTCTGGAGCGGTCTGGACGAGTTGAAGTCGCTCTGGCAGGTGGGCCGGCGCTTCGAGCCGACGCTGGGCGGGGACGAGCGCCACAACCGGCTGCACCACTGGAAACGCGCGGTGGAGCGCAGCCGGGACTGGGCTGAGCCGGAGTGA